The genomic region agatGGAGGTGAGAGCAGGGAGTTCCTTCTGGATGCCGAGCAGTCCCTGCCAGTGTCAGTGCCCCATGCTCTGAGAGATTGAAAAGACACCTGCATGATGCCCAGGGCTGGCAAAGGATATTTGGGCAGGCTCTCTAGGATGATAGAACCCGCGATATGTGCAAAGCATCTCTCCACGTTGTTGCCTTTGATTCCCACAATGCCCACCTGGCCCAGAGGGAGCGATGAAGTGACTTGCCCCGGGTCATCGGCCAGTGTATCCCCACAGTGATTGTCCCCTCCCGCCCCTACAGAGCTGGCCTGTGAACCCGTCCAGGTGGAGATGTGCATCGGCCTGAGCTACAACGCCACAGCCTTCCCTAACATCTGGGTGGGCATGGCCACCCAGGAGGAAGTGATGGAGGTCCTCAGAAGTTACAAGGTGCTCCGGGCAGAGATCGGGagggacccccgccccccccccgcccccccccccccccccccccgctggaaGTGGAGGGAGCTGTGAGAGTGTGGCTCCTGAGCGCTGATCTCCTCCttccacagagcctgacaagtcTACCCTGTTACCAGAACTTCCGGAGGCTCCTCTGTGGGCTGCTTGTGCCCCATTGCACCCCCACAGGCAGCGTCCTTCCCCCTTGCCGCTCTGTCTGCCAGGAGGCAGAGCTCCAGTGCCAGTCCGGCCTGGCTCTACTGGGCACCCCCTGGCCTTTCAACTGCAACAGGCTGCCTGAGGCGGCCGGCCTGGAGGCTTGTGCCCAGCCCTGACCCTGAAGCAGGCACCTGCCCTCTGCCTGCCCATCCACCTTTACCTATCAGGGCGGGCAGGCAGGGGACTCTGCCCATCCTCTCTGGAGCctcccagggaggggaagaggagtcCCCAGAGGGGCTGATGGAAGCTTCCCTGTCCCTTTACTTGCCCCAGCTCCACACCATGCCATTGACAGTGAGGACTGCTTCCCACCCAAGCCTCTGACCcccatttcctgtcttctgccctccCCTCGCCACCTCCTTTTTCAGGTTCTCCATCACCTGCCTTTTGACTtttgtcatttattcaacaaaaatgtattgagtGCCTAGGAATTGTGGCAGGCCCTGCTCTGAGTCCTGGGGATCCAGTTGTCCGTCTGCCTCTAGAACTCTCCACCCTGGGTTCTCAGCTTCTATTTCTCCTGGACTAGTCTGGTGCTTGGTCTCCATCACCGCACCACCTCTCCATCGGCTCCTTGGAGCAGTGGGTGTCCTGAGTGTCTGTCTCACacagctctgcctctctgtgcccaGCTAagactctctccccctcctttctctcccaaaCCTTGGCCAGCGGCCTGGCGACACCACGAGTTATTTCCCTGCTATTTCCCGGCTCGGAGTTCTTGGCCCCTGAACAACTGGTTTCCTCTTGGAGTCTGGGAGGAGCAGAGCGGAGCCGGCAGGGAGCGAACCGGGACCAGGGGGGCGAGGAGGGCAGGGGACGCCTGGCAGGGGAGAAGCGCAGGGGCGGGACAGGGGTCAGCTGGAGGGTCCGGAGAAGCGAGCGAGCGCCCGGAAGGAGGCCCCGGGAGCCGGGAGGGGGTGAGTCTGGCGGAGAGCAGGaggggggagtgggggcgggagggggctgggggaaagACCGGGCGGGGGGGCGCGGGATGGGGGCGGccagcctctcctgccctcctccacCCCGCTCCCCGCCCCAGCGCTCTCGTCTCCTCGGCTCCGGGGGCgaccctccttcctctcccccgcGGCCGCTCAGCCTCAGGCCCATGGCAGTGGGGTGGGGACGCGCTCGGCCGCGCCGAGTGGGATTCTGGGTCCGGATTCTGGGTCCCGACTCCCGTCCCGCCtgacccacagactgcgagaggACCCCGGCGGCCGGAGTCCCCGTGCCAGCGCCATGAGGCCGCTCGTCGCCGTGCTGCTCCTGGGCCTGGCGGCCGGCTCGCCCCCGCTGGACGACAACAAGATCCCCAGCCTGTGTCCGGGGCACCCCGGCCTCCCCGGCACGCCGGGCCACCACGGCAGCCAGGGCCTGCCCGGCCGCGACGGCCGCGACGGGCGAGACGGCGCGCCCGGGGTTCCGGGAGAGAAAGGCGAGGGCGGGAGGCCAGGTAAGAAGGCCTCCGGGTCGCCGTCCGCGGGGCCGTCCGCGCTCGCGGGGCGGAGGGCCGGGCCTCGGGGTCCCGCCAGGGGGCGCCGCCGGGCTCCGGGAGCGGGGCGCCGAGAGGGTGACTCAGCCCGCCGCAGGCCACGGCTCCGGGGACCCTCTGCGGCCGGCCGCTCGGGTCCGCCCCGGCCCTTCGGGCAGCGGAGCCCGGGGCCCGGGCGGCGGGGCGGCCCTCGCCGGGGAAGCGGCGGCAGGGGGCcccagagagggtggggagggtgctcAGCGTCGCCCTCCGTGCACCCCGCTGcgggcggccgccgccgccgccgctgccacTCTCGCCCTAACCGCTGCCCGCACCCCGCAGGACTGCCGGGGCCCCGGGGGGAGCCCGGGCCGCGAGGAGAGGCGGGACCCGCGGGGGCGACCGGGCCTGCGGGCGAGTGCTCAGTACCTCCGCGCTCCGCCTTCAGCGCCAAGCGCTCGGAGAGCCGGGTGCCTCCGCCGTCGGACGCGCCCCTACCCTTCGACCGCGTGCTGGTGAACGAGCAGGGACATTACGACGCCACCACCGGCAAGTTCACCTGCCAGGTGCCCGGGGTCTACTACTTCGCGGTCCACGCCACCGTCTACCGGGCTAGCCTGCAGTTCGATCTGGTCAAGAAC from Panthera uncia isolate 11264 chromosome D1, Puncia_PCG_1.0, whole genome shotgun sequence harbors:
- the C1QTNF5 gene encoding complement C1q tumor necrosis factor-related protein 5, producing the protein MRPLVAVLLLGLAAGSPPLDDNKIPSLCPGHPGLPGTPGHHGSQGLPGRDGRDGRDGAPGVPGEKGEGGRPGLPGPRGEPGPRGEAGPAGATGPAGECSVPPRSAFSAKRSESRVPPPSDAPLPFDRVLVNEQGHYDATTGKFTCQVPGVYYFAVHATVYRASLQFDLVKNGESIASFFQFFGGWPKPASLSGGAMVRLEPEDQVWVQVGVGDYIGIYASIKTDSTFSGFLVYSDWHNSPVFA